ACTTCGCCATCAAACCCGCAGCTGTCCGCAATGGTCTGCCAATGACCAAGATGACTCCCCAACAACGCATCTTTGCAGTCACACTGCCTTCCACCGCGTTGTCACACCGGGGCTATCTGGAAATGATGTCGATCCGGGCTCTGGAACAGGTCCTGTTCGAGCTGGAAGGCAAAGACTATCGCAACCCCGAACTGTATTATGTCTCGATCTTCGGAAAACCCGACGCCAAAGGAACCTGGGGTTGGCGATTCGAAGGACATCACCTCTCGGTCAATTTGACCATCGTGGACGGCAAGAAATTTTCAGTCACTCCTTCCTTTTTCGGCTCCAACCCGGCGACCGTCAAACAGGGCCCGCTGAAGGGAGTCGAAGTTCTCAAGCAGGAACAGCAGCTGGCACTGAACCTGGTCAAATCGTTCAACCCCGATCAGCTGGCGATTGCCACGATCGACACATCCGGACTGGATAAAAAACTGTTGGCCAAAAGCGTACTCAAAGAAGTCCTGACAACCGACGATCCCGTCGTCGACAAGGGACTGGTGGAACACAAAGGCATTGAATATGCCGACCTGGATCCCAAACAGCAGAAACAACTGCTGCGTCTGGTGAATGTCTATCTGCAGCGTTTCCGACCGGAGCTTCTCAAAGGGACACGCTATCTGGGGAACCTCAGAGACGGTGACCATCTCTACTTTGCCTGGAGCGGCGGCCAGAAACGGGGCGAATTCCATTACTACCGAATTCAATCCAAAGTCTTCCTGATCGAGTTTGCGAACACACAGAACGACGCCAATCATGTGCATGCCGTCTGGCGCGAATTCGACGGCGATTTCGGCCGTGATCTGCTCAAAGAGCATTTCAAAAATCATCATCAGAAGTAAACCAGATCACATGATTTGACAATCCAATTTTCCCAAACAGGGAGAGCGCCCGCCGTTCTCCCTGTTTGCATGCGCATCCAAAACGTGAGCGGCACGGCGCTAGCCGCCGGTCAATTGCTAACA
This genomic interval from Gimesia alba contains the following:
- a CDS encoding DUF3500 domain-containing protein; its protein translation is MKIFSPCTALALMACFCFNLSSSPLDAAEVTKAQQAQISKASGEMAAVAKRFLASLTEEQRKQATFKLDDKERTNWHFIPDFAIKPAAVRNGLPMTKMTPQQRIFAVTLPSTALSHRGYLEMMSIRALEQVLFELEGKDYRNPELYYVSIFGKPDAKGTWGWRFEGHHLSVNLTIVDGKKFSVTPSFFGSNPATVKQGPLKGVEVLKQEQQLALNLVKSFNPDQLAIATIDTSGLDKKLLAKSVLKEVLTTDDPVVDKGLVEHKGIEYADLDPKQQKQLLRLVNVYLQRFRPELLKGTRYLGNLRDGDHLYFAWSGGQKRGEFHYYRIQSKVFLIEFANTQNDANHVHAVWREFDGDFGRDLLKEHFKNHHQK